TGGACCAACCCCAGGTGCGGAACACCTTCGCGTCTCCGACTTTCGATGGGTCGATGCGCATGCCCCATACGTCTCTGTACTTCCCGGTCTTCTCCGGCCGCCCATCTTCGGGCGTCCAGAGCTCCACTTCCTTGCAGGCTGCGTCATCGATGCAGCGAATGAGCTGGGTCGCCACGAGGATATGGAACTGCTCGGACTGGTCTTGAACCTCGACTGGGAACAGCTGGATATCCCGTGGGGCAAGCTCCGCGAAGACAGCGGCAACCCTGTCGTGGACCACGGGGATGCCGAAAGCTGCAATCGTGAAGTCGAGCGGCTTCCCTGGGCGGTTTCGTTGAATGCGTAAAGGCCCAGGGTCGGGAATGGTCTCTCCCACTCTGAACATCCAGGGGTCGTCCAGTTCTCTGTTCCCGGGGTCTGTTGGTTCGTCGAGCGACCACCGGCCAGGAATGGTCATGTCGTCGGCCAGATCGAAATATCGCCGTGCCCTCATGGACGAATCCCCTCTATTCGGAACGGGTCACCAACTTGTTCAGCGAAGTACCGGGCGTGGAGATCTGCCGTGCCAATCGATGAAGCTCCTCGGTGAGTGCGTCCCGGCAGGTTTGCATCGTGCGACATCTCACGGTGGCTTCGTCCAGGCGCCGGAACACCTGCTTGTGGTACTCCAGTGGATGGGGGCCCTGATGGCCCTTGACCTTGACGATGTTGGCCCGGTCATTCAGCGACATTCCTGCCCGGTCGAAGATACGCTGGAACTTCGGAGTCCAGGGACCTTCGGTGTTGATGTCCTTCGTCCACTTGTTGGTGGCGATGTGATGGTCATGGCCCTTGGCCTCCACCGGCTCCAGCCCGGCCCCGCCCAAGCCATTCGCCGTCGCGAGCACCGCGCTAGGGGCCAGCCCCACGGTGATGGCCTCTCCCGTCACCGTCACCGTCTGCAGCTCGCCGACTCCCGTCAGGCTGATACCCAGCTGCGAGCCTGACTGCACCGACGCCTGCGCCGAGCCGGGCAGCCTCGGCACCCGGCCCGCGAAGCCCGCCGCCGTGTTCCCCAGCGCCACCGTCGCCAGCAGCGCGAACGCCCTCGCCGCGTTCCTCCCCATCACCTTCCCGTACCGCTCACCCGCGTCCCGCAGCTCGTCGAAGGTGCGCGCCCGGTCCGCCTCCTCCACCAGCCGCCGAAAGCCCGTTATCAGCCCCCAGAACGTGTCCACCCCCAGGTACACCACCAGCGTGGCCGTCATCACCG
This DNA window, taken from Pyxidicoccus xibeiensis, encodes the following:
- a CDS encoding imm11 family protein, whose protein sequence is MRARRYFDLADDMTIPGRWSLDEPTDPGNRELDDPWMFRVGETIPDPGPLRIQRNRPGKPLDFTIAAFGIPVVHDRVAAVFAELAPRDIQLFPVEVQDQSEQFHILVATQLIRCIDDAACKEVELWTPEDGRPEKTGKYRDVWGMRIDPSKVGDAKVFRTWGWSIALIVSEEIKDALERIGATGVSFTEV
- a CDS encoding AHH domain-containing protein, producing the protein MVLRWLTWLMMLSVASGCATSRVVRLDTGAGEVITFHPRTDEFEPVELEEDEFIEAVAAEARMKRAPLRLQEAARRLFAMDARSGTYDFDTRTRRFTPVEGGAPLESDLPETDVALTRAYLRWCERTQREGDCLKLLEEGPTLNGDGRYALAMGLAMGVVNEEMMEGFKDMADPEAMFAAVMWTGTMYFLLVSLREPVSKGVAAVMTATLVVYLGVDTFWGLITGFRRLVEEADRARTFDELRDAGERYGKVMGRNAARAFALLATVALGNTAAGFAGRVPRLPGSAQASVQSGSQLGISLTGVGELQTVTVTGEAITVGLAPSAVLATANGLGGAGLEPVEAKGHDHHIATNKWTKDINTEGPWTPKFQRIFDRAGMSLNDRANIVKVKGHQGPHPLEYHKQVFRRLDEATVRCRTMQTCRDALTEELHRLARQISTPGTSLNKLVTRSE